The following proteins are co-located in the Gorilla gorilla gorilla isolate KB3781 chromosome 18, NHGRI_mGorGor1-v2.1_pri, whole genome shotgun sequence genome:
- the SEPTIN1 gene encoding septin-1: MAGGVMDKEYVGFAALPNQLHRKSVKKGFDFTLMVAGESGLGKSTLINSLFLTNLYEDRQMPEASALLTQTLAIERRGVEIEEGGVKVKLTLVDTPGFGDSVDCSDCWLPVVKFIEEQFEQYLRDESGLNRKNIQDSRVHCCLYFISPFGRGLRPLDVAFLRAVHEKVNIIPVIGKADALMPQETQALKQKIRDQLKEEEIHIYQFPECDSDEDEDFKRQDAEMKESIPFAVVGSCEVVRDGGNRPVRGRRYSWGTVEVENPHHCDFLNLRRMLVQTHLQDLKEVTHDLLYEGYRARCLQSLARPGARDRASRSKLSRQSATEIPLPMLPLADTEKLIREKDEELRRMQEMLEKMQAQMQQSQAQGEQSDAL; the protein is encoded by the exons ATGGCTGGCGGAGTCATG GACAAGGAGTACGTGGGTTTTGCTGCCCTCCCCAACCAGCTGCACCGCAAGTCTGTCAAGAAGGGGTTTGACTTCACGCTAATGGTGGCAG GGGAGTCAGGCCTAGGGAAATCCACCCTCATCAACAGCCTCTTCCTCACCAACCTCTATGAGGATCGCCAGATGCCAGAGGCCAGTG CTCTCTTGACACAGACCCTGGCCATTGAGCGCCGGGGCGTAGAGATTGAGGAAGGGGGTGTGAAAGTGAAGCTGACCCTTGTGGACACACCTGGCTTTGGGGACTCAGTGGACTGCTCTGACTG CTGGCTTCCGGTGGTGAAATTCATCGAGGAGCAATTTGAGCAGTACCTTAGGGATGAGAGTGGCCTGAACCGGAAGAACATCCAGGACTCCCGAGTCCACTGCTGCCTCTACTTCATCTCACCCTTCGGCCGGGG GCTCCGTCCCCTAGATGTGGCCTTCCTCCGGGCAGTACACGAGAAAGTCAACATCATCCCAGTCATTGGCAAAGCGGATGCTCTGATGCCCCAGGAAACCCAGGCCCTCAAGCAGAAG ATCCGGGATCAGCTGAAGGAAGAGGAGATCCACATCTACCAGTTCCCCGAATGTGACTCTGATGAAGATGAAGACTTCAAGAGGCAGGATGCAGAGATGAAG GAAAGCATCCCTTTTGCAGTCGTGGGATCATGCGAGGTGGTGAGGGATGGCGGGAACCGGCCGGTGAGGGGACGCCGCTACTCCTGGGGGACCGTGGAGG tggAGAACCCACATCACTGCGATTTCCTGAACCTGCGACGGATGCTGGTGCAGACACACCTGCAGGACCTGAAAGAGGTGACGCACGATCTGCTCTACGAGGGCTACCGGGCCCGCTGCCTACAGAGCCTGGCCCGGCCTGGGGCTCGCGATCGAGCCAGCCGCAG TAAGCTTTCCCGCCAGAGCGCCACGGAGATCCCGCTGCCCATGCTGCCTCTGGCGGACACCGAGAAGCTGATCCGCGAGAAAGACGAAGAG CTGCGCCGCATGCaagagatgctggagaagatgcaaGCCCAAATGCAGCAGAGCCAGGCCCAGGGCGAGCAGTCAGACGCCCTCTGA